The Lysinibacter cavernae genome has a window encoding:
- a CDS encoding MFS transporter produces the protein MSLPITQKYSTAAWRNAIFAVFALAGFGMANWLSRVPAVRDELGATPGEMGMIVFGIAIGSISGLLCSSHIIAALGTRNTIRWFLAFGVLGLPAAGIAVSFGSSIGAIIALAFFGIGFSVCDVAMNVSGAANERALGRNIMPVFHALFSGGTVVGVFIGAQAELLGIPITVHMGVIAALVFVLVIVATVYIPELPADEPEEPSEAGASSTPAWKTRLSVWGKKRTLLLGAIVLGMALAEGSANDWLPLAMVDGHGFDNALGAAILGVFLAAMTIGRLGGVFLLDRFGRVPVLLGCAAFAAVGLGLTIFATVPWLAVVGVVLWGLGASLGFPVGMSAAADDPKTATATVSAVATIGYVAFLVGPPAIGFLGDHVGLLHALIFVLILIVLAGLASPAAREPKVTATKSSALTNG, from the coding sequence ATGTCACTTCCAATCACACAGAAATACTCCACAGCAGCCTGGCGAAACGCCATTTTTGCGGTGTTCGCCCTCGCCGGCTTCGGCATGGCCAACTGGCTCAGCCGAGTGCCAGCCGTACGAGACGAACTCGGGGCGACACCCGGCGAAATGGGCATGATCGTGTTTGGCATAGCCATCGGATCAATTTCTGGCCTCCTGTGTTCGAGCCACATCATCGCCGCGCTGGGAACCCGCAACACCATCAGATGGTTCCTCGCCTTCGGCGTGCTTGGCCTGCCAGCCGCCGGCATCGCGGTGAGCTTTGGCAGCTCAATCGGCGCCATCATCGCGCTCGCCTTCTTTGGCATCGGCTTTAGCGTGTGCGACGTCGCCATGAACGTTTCGGGTGCCGCAAACGAGCGAGCGCTTGGCCGCAACATCATGCCGGTATTCCACGCGCTGTTCAGCGGCGGAACCGTCGTCGGCGTCTTTATCGGAGCACAGGCCGAGCTGCTCGGCATCCCCATCACCGTGCACATGGGCGTCATCGCCGCGCTTGTGTTTGTGTTGGTTATCGTCGCGACCGTCTACATTCCCGAACTCCCCGCCGACGAGCCGGAGGAGCCAAGCGAGGCAGGGGCATCCTCAACCCCAGCGTGGAAAACCCGACTCAGCGTGTGGGGCAAAAAGCGCACCCTGCTGCTCGGCGCAATTGTGCTCGGCATGGCACTCGCAGAGGGCTCGGCAAACGACTGGCTGCCGCTCGCAATGGTTGACGGTCACGGGTTCGACAACGCGCTGGGCGCCGCAATCCTCGGAGTGTTCCTCGCCGCCATGACCATCGGACGCCTCGGAGGCGTGTTCCTGCTCGACCGCTTCGGTCGTGTACCGGTACTTCTGGGCTGTGCCGCATTTGCCGCCGTTGGCCTCGGACTCACGATCTTCGCAACTGTCCCGTGGCTCGCCGTCGTTGGCGTTGTGCTGTGGGGCCTCGGCGCCTCGCTCGGATTCCCCGTTGGGATGTCCGCGGCAGCCGACGACCCGAAGACCGCAACCGCAACCGTGAGCGCAGTAGCAACCATCGGCTACGTTGCCTTCCTCGTTGGCCCTCCCGCCATCGGCTTCCTCGGCGACCACGTTGGACTGTTGCACGCGCTCATCTTTGTGCTCATCCTGATCGTGCTTGCCGGCCTCGCGTCCCCAGCAGCCCGCGAGCCAAAAGTCACCGCGACGAAATCGAGCGCACTCACCAACGGGTAG
- a CDS encoding LacI family DNA-binding transcriptional regulator produces MSATSQDRKRVTLADVAALAGVSTSTVSIAFSDGGPVSDAMRERVRQAAAQLGYTGPDPRAASLRRGRSGLIGVVLDERLGEAFRDPIRIALLDGIADEIGAAGSGLALLGNVVSGPLSVSTAPVDAIILFGCSTTASESLSQARQRGIPAIELEGPSSLDIVSIDSDNRGASAAAARHLAALGHQRVAMVTLPLTPERVPATYGSDEVVPTHNYVASERALGIRDVFPDAVGRSVTASLVEEGRAAGFALLADAAGVLLTASVRPTAIAAQSDLLALGVIRAATDLGLDVPGQLSVIGFDGIRLDGLSDRDLSTLVQPAREKGRAAGRAAIQLVEGEDVGDLAFYSELRVGDTTGPAPSA; encoded by the coding sequence ATGAGTGCCACGAGTCAAGATCGCAAGCGAGTAACCCTTGCCGACGTTGCCGCGCTCGCCGGCGTCAGCACGTCAACCGTCTCGATCGCATTCAGCGACGGAGGGCCGGTTTCCGACGCAATGCGCGAGCGCGTGCGCCAGGCAGCGGCCCAACTTGGCTACACCGGTCCAGACCCGCGCGCAGCATCCCTCCGCCGAGGGCGAAGCGGTCTGATCGGTGTGGTGCTCGACGAGCGACTTGGGGAGGCCTTTCGCGACCCCATCCGCATCGCGCTGCTTGACGGCATCGCCGACGAGATTGGCGCGGCCGGTTCCGGCCTTGCGCTGCTTGGCAACGTGGTGAGTGGGCCGCTCAGCGTTTCAACGGCACCCGTCGACGCGATCATTCTGTTTGGCTGCAGCACAACGGCATCCGAATCGCTGAGCCAGGCGCGGCAGCGGGGCATCCCGGCCATCGAGCTTGAAGGGCCAAGCAGCCTCGACATCGTGTCGATCGACTCCGACAACAGGGGGGCCTCGGCCGCGGCGGCCCGCCACCTTGCGGCGCTTGGGCACCAACGCGTCGCCATGGTCACGCTGCCGCTCACCCCGGAACGCGTTCCGGCGACGTACGGTTCCGATGAGGTCGTGCCAACCCATAACTACGTCGCCTCTGAGCGCGCACTTGGCATCAGGGATGTGTTTCCGGATGCCGTTGGCAGGTCGGTCACAGCAAGTCTTGTTGAGGAGGGCCGGGCTGCTGGCTTCGCACTGCTCGCGGATGCCGCCGGCGTGCTGCTGACGGCATCCGTTCGCCCTACCGCGATTGCTGCCCAGAGTGACTTGCTTGCCCTCGGCGTTATCCGGGCGGCCACCGATCTTGGGCTCGACGTGCCGGGTCAGCTGAGTGTGATTGGCTTTGACGGCATCCGCCTCGACGGGCTCAGCGACCGAGACCTGAGTACGCTCGTGCAGCCTGCTCGCGAGAAGGGTCGTGCCGCTGGCCGCGCCGCCATTCAACTTGTTGAGGGTGAGGATGTTGGCGACCTTGCGTTCTACTCAGAGCTGCGAGTTGGTGACACCACCGGACCAGCACCCTCCGCGTAG
- a CDS encoding MATE family efflux transporter produces the protein MKFTAVDRTIGRLAIPALGALIAEPLFLLVDSAMVGHIGAAELGGIALAGAVLQTMIGLMVFLAYSTTPLVARRLGAGDTKGAVSVGIDGLWLAGGLGVVVAAIGALFANPIIDLFGAAPDVSQAAHTYLTVSLFGVPAMLIVYAATGLLRGLQNTLTPLWVATIGFGVNAVANYLLIYVVGWGIFGSALGTVLVQWGMVAAYVVVANRIARETGASRRPRLAGIRLGASMGGWLFLRTLSLRAAMLVTIFVATGLGTDELASFHVVMTLFSTAAFALDSIAIAAQALVGATLGAGDAQKTQQIVRRCIHWGLICGVALTLIIGALSPVIGFAFSTEEGVLGMLPPAILIMSLSLGLGGFVWVLDGILMGAGDAKYLAVTGALNLVIYLPIAAAVLAFTPSGTLGLCLLTAGFTFGYVGARALTLGLRVRGTRWLTVGQHLA, from the coding sequence ATGAAGTTCACCGCCGTTGACCGCACAATCGGTCGACTGGCGATTCCTGCCCTCGGCGCGCTCATCGCTGAGCCACTCTTCTTGCTGGTCGACTCTGCAATGGTCGGCCACATTGGCGCCGCAGAACTGGGCGGCATCGCCCTCGCGGGGGCCGTATTACAGACGATGATCGGCCTCATGGTCTTTCTCGCATACTCAACAACGCCACTCGTCGCGCGCAGGCTCGGCGCCGGCGATACCAAGGGGGCCGTCTCCGTTGGCATCGACGGGCTGTGGCTCGCCGGCGGCCTTGGCGTCGTTGTTGCCGCGATCGGTGCGCTCTTCGCGAATCCCATCATCGATCTGTTTGGTGCAGCCCCCGATGTGAGCCAGGCCGCGCACACGTACCTCACGGTCTCGCTCTTTGGTGTTCCCGCGATGCTCATCGTTTACGCCGCCACCGGCCTGCTTCGGGGCCTCCAGAACACCCTCACGCCGCTCTGGGTGGCGACCATCGGCTTTGGCGTCAACGCGGTCGCCAACTACCTGCTGATCTACGTTGTTGGTTGGGGAATCTTTGGCTCGGCCCTCGGGACCGTGCTCGTGCAGTGGGGAATGGTCGCCGCATACGTCGTAGTCGCCAACCGTATCGCCCGCGAAACGGGGGCCTCACGTCGACCACGCCTCGCCGGCATCCGGCTTGGGGCTTCGATGGGCGGATGGCTGTTCTTGCGCACGCTGAGCCTCCGGGCCGCCATGCTGGTCACCATCTTTGTGGCGACTGGCCTCGGCACCGACGAGCTCGCGAGCTTCCATGTGGTCATGACCCTCTTCTCTACGGCGGCCTTTGCCCTCGATTCAATCGCGATCGCGGCCCAGGCGCTTGTTGGTGCCACGCTCGGGGCCGGCGACGCGCAAAAAACGCAGCAGATCGTGCGCCGCTGCATCCACTGGGGCCTCATCTGCGGAGTCGCCCTCACCCTGATTATCGGCGCGCTCAGCCCGGTCATCGGCTTCGCCTTTTCCACCGAGGAGGGGGTGCTCGGGATGCTGCCGCCCGCCATCCTCATCATGTCCCTCAGCCTCGGGCTCGGTGGGTTCGTCTGGGTGCTCGACGGCATCCTCATGGGGGCAGGCGATGCCAAATACCTGGCCGTTACTGGCGCGCTCAACCTTGTGATCTACCTGCCCATTGCCGCGGCCGTTCTGGCGTTCACCCCGTCGGGAACCCTCGGCTTGTGTCTGCTCACGGCCGGCTTTACGTTTGGCTACGTTGGCGCGCGAGCGCTCACTCTCGGGCTTCGGGTTCGAGGCACGCGCTGGCTCACGGTCGGGCAACACCTGGCCTAG
- a CDS encoding M13 family metallopeptidase, translating into MAQNTDTSRAATTASTLPSGIDLAELDPETRPQDDLFRHVNGKWIDRTEIPADKARYGAFHVLAEEAEKAVQDIIIEAQSAEPGTEHRKIGDLYASFMDTERREALGTHPINDDVASALAVTSIPDLVALTARLERAGASGFLGMGVDNDPGNPERYIIFVMQGGIGLPNEAYYREEQFEEIRAAYLAHLERMLGFVGLSDAAEAAKSIFDLETSIASVHWDNVASRDIQKLYNLRTLAELQEITPGLDWNLYLENIGIPQSAVAEVVAGQPSALTGITELLTDDNLPAWRNWLVWQVVRSSAAYLTEEISRANFDFYGTALTGTPEQRDLWKRAVSFTEGAVGEAIGKVYVEKHFDSRSKQAMDALVDNLIEAYRQSITGLEWMGAETRTRALEKLEKFTPKVGFPVKWRDYSALAVDAADLVGNARRVSEVEFRRELDKIGSPIDRDEWFMTPQTINAYYNPGFNEIVFPAAILQAPFFDVERDAAANYGAIGAVIGHEIGHGFDDQGSRYDGDGKLTDWWTDDDRAAFEQRTKSLIDQYNALAPAQVPGNFVNGELTIGENIGDLGGLSIAWNAYLLSLDGADAPVIDGLTAAQRFFLSWAQAWQQKGRDEEVIRLLTIDPHSPNEFRCNQIVRNINEFYAAFDVAEGDALWLAPESRVTIW; encoded by the coding sequence ATGGCTCAGAACACGGACACATCGCGCGCAGCAACCACCGCATCCACCCTTCCTTCTGGCATTGATCTTGCCGAGCTAGACCCAGAGACTCGTCCGCAAGACGACCTCTTCCGCCATGTGAATGGCAAGTGGATTGACCGCACCGAGATCCCAGCAGACAAGGCTCGTTACGGTGCCTTCCACGTGCTTGCCGAAGAGGCAGAGAAGGCCGTTCAAGACATCATCATCGAGGCCCAGTCGGCAGAGCCCGGCACCGAGCACCGCAAAATCGGTGACCTCTACGCGAGCTTCATGGATACCGAGCGGCGCGAAGCGCTCGGCACGCACCCTATCAACGACGACGTTGCCTCGGCGCTTGCCGTGACCAGCATCCCAGACCTCGTGGCCCTCACCGCCCGCCTTGAGCGTGCTGGGGCAAGCGGATTCCTTGGCATGGGCGTTGATAACGACCCGGGCAATCCAGAGCGCTACATTATCTTTGTGATGCAGGGCGGCATCGGTCTGCCAAACGAGGCGTATTACCGCGAAGAACAGTTTGAAGAGATTCGAGCCGCCTACCTTGCTCACCTTGAGCGCATGCTTGGGTTTGTTGGGCTGAGCGACGCGGCCGAGGCCGCCAAAAGCATCTTCGATCTTGAGACCAGCATCGCCTCGGTCCACTGGGACAATGTCGCAAGCCGCGACATCCAAAAGCTCTACAACCTGCGCACCCTCGCCGAGCTGCAAGAGATTACCCCCGGGCTTGACTGGAACCTCTACCTCGAAAACATCGGCATTCCACAATCTGCCGTCGCCGAGGTAGTTGCCGGTCAGCCGTCCGCGCTCACCGGCATTACCGAGCTGCTCACCGACGACAACCTCCCAGCCTGGCGCAACTGGCTCGTCTGGCAGGTTGTGCGTTCATCAGCTGCCTACCTCACCGAAGAAATCTCCAGGGCAAACTTCGACTTCTACGGCACCGCACTGACGGGAACCCCCGAACAGCGCGATCTCTGGAAGCGAGCCGTCTCGTTTACCGAAGGCGCCGTGGGCGAGGCCATCGGCAAGGTCTACGTTGAGAAGCACTTCGATAGTCGTTCGAAGCAGGCAATGGATGCCCTCGTTGACAACCTCATCGAGGCCTATCGCCAGTCGATTACGGGCCTCGAATGGATGGGCGCAGAGACCCGCACACGCGCGCTTGAAAAGCTTGAAAAGTTCACGCCGAAGGTCGGTTTCCCGGTCAAATGGCGCGACTATTCCGCGCTCGCGGTTGATGCAGCAGATTTGGTAGGCAACGCTCGCCGCGTCAGCGAAGTTGAGTTCCGTCGCGAACTCGACAAGATTGGCAGCCCAATCGACCGCGACGAGTGGTTCATGACCCCGCAGACCATCAATGCCTACTATAACCCTGGGTTTAACGAGATCGTTTTCCCTGCCGCCATTCTGCAGGCACCGTTCTTCGATGTCGAGCGCGACGCCGCCGCAAACTACGGCGCGATTGGTGCCGTGATCGGCCACGAAATTGGGCACGGCTTCGACGATCAGGGTTCCCGCTACGACGGCGACGGCAAGCTCACCGATTGGTGGACTGACGACGACCGCGCCGCCTTTGAGCAACGCACCAAATCGCTCATCGATCAGTACAACGCCCTTGCCCCCGCGCAGGTCCCCGGCAACTTCGTCAACGGCGAACTCACAATTGGTGAGAACATCGGCGACCTCGGCGGCCTGTCCATCGCCTGGAACGCCTACCTCCTGTCGCTCGACGGTGCAGACGCTCCCGTCATCGATGGTCTTACGGCCGCACAGCGGTTCTTCCTTTCCTGGGCGCAGGCCTGGCAGCAGAAGGGCCGCGACGAAGAAGTTATCCGACTGCTCACCATCGACCCGCACTCGCCAAACGAGTTCCGTTGCAACCAGATTGTGCGCAATATCAACGAGTTTTACGCGGCGTTCGACGTTGCTGAGGGCGATGCGCTCTGGCTCGCGCCAGAGTCGCGCGTGACCATCTGGTGA
- a CDS encoding NUDIX domain-containing protein, producing the protein MTGSDLSNIEVAAIALIRERRVLMVTARGRDVIFMPGGKVDAGETLVQAAARESREEVGLELDATQLTQLFTVLTQAHGEPEGRMVNMVIFAADTSAEPVASAEVSELHWATTADLFRCPPAGAEVVKRLNALGLID; encoded by the coding sequence GTGACGGGTTCAGATCTCAGCAATATCGAGGTAGCTGCCATCGCCCTCATTCGGGAGCGACGTGTGCTGATGGTCACGGCCCGCGGGCGAGACGTCATCTTCATGCCGGGTGGCAAGGTGGATGCTGGCGAGACGCTCGTGCAGGCCGCAGCGCGCGAAAGTCGCGAAGAGGTTGGGCTTGAGCTCGACGCCACCCAGCTCACGCAGCTCTTTACGGTGCTCACCCAGGCCCATGGCGAGCCTGAGGGGCGCATGGTGAATATGGTGATCTTTGCCGCCGACACCTCGGCAGAGCCGGTCGCCTCAGCCGAGGTAAGCGAGCTTCACTGGGCAACTACGGCCGACCTCTTCCGGTGCCCGCCAGCAGGTGCAGAGGTCGTCAAGCGGCTCAACGCGCTTGGTCTGATTGATTGA
- a CDS encoding PGPGW domain-containing protein, whose product MKHDLRRDIQLGSSPDRPFRRFLRACRAFVERRPLLRMLYRLFVAVSGTAVVLLGLILIPLPGPGWLVVFVGLGVLGTEFAGARRASERLKRWLVNLWEWWQARRGRSSAVGGSRGSQTGATRPGPHNHEESFGGNVTLVSVSASDRV is encoded by the coding sequence ATGAAGCACGATCTGCGACGCGACATTCAATTGGGTTCAAGCCCCGACCGACCGTTTCGCCGTTTCCTGCGGGCATGCCGTGCGTTTGTCGAGCGGCGACCGCTGCTGCGGATGCTGTATCGGTTGTTTGTTGCCGTGAGCGGAACCGCCGTTGTGCTGCTGGGGCTCATTTTGATTCCGCTGCCCGGTCCTGGCTGGCTCGTCGTATTTGTTGGGCTCGGCGTCCTTGGCACCGAATTTGCCGGCGCGCGACGTGCGTCGGAGCGGCTCAAGCGTTGGCTGGTGAATTTGTGGGAGTGGTGGCAGGCGCGCCGTGGGCGTTCGTCGGCAGTCGGCGGCAGTCGAGGCTCGCAAACGGGTGCAACGCGTCCGGGCCCTCACAATCATGAAGAATCTTTTGGCGGAAATGTGACGCTTGTTTCCGTGTCCGCCTCAGATCGCGTCTAG
- a CDS encoding helix-turn-helix domain-containing protein, with translation MSSPRSQAASLVGERIRAERHRHGVSQMELAELASMHFTSLGKIERGEANPSLVTLVRIAAALNVDPAVLVAGLSESDLPSQSHGVTVADLIRARRNERE, from the coding sequence ATGTCTTCCCCTCGATCTCAGGCTGCTTCTCTTGTTGGCGAGCGTATTCGTGCCGAGCGGCACCGTCATGGTGTGAGCCAGATGGAGCTCGCGGAGTTGGCGTCGATGCATTTCACGAGCCTTGGCAAGATTGAGCGTGGTGAGGCAAATCCGAGTTTGGTGACGCTGGTGCGGATTGCTGCAGCGCTTAACGTTGATCCTGCAGTTCTGGTTGCGGGCTTGAGCGAGAGCGATTTGCCGTCTCAATCGCATGGGGTGACGGTCGCTGATCTCATTCGGGCTCGCCGGAACGAACGCGAGTAG
- a CDS encoding AAA family ATPase, giving the protein MRIRSLTVAGFGPYKNQEIVNFDEYVNDGIFLISGKTGAGKSSILDAISYALFAKVTRYDGTQPRLRSDHASGTDASFVTLEFTLNNTEYRVHRTPEYERPKRSGSGTTKQASSVEVAVRQPGQYEWQVIAAKEREAAHELSRILPLTREQFSQVIMLAQNDFQRFLLAKQDDRQALLRSLFNTRRFERLEEHLAERSRASGAGVASALELVAQQAAIVSSIIEDAKADSNSGVETLGITSDAESESESSDSTGSADGTGGANKARDASTGQGPDRESESESEPEPEPEPEADKHSLAWFTAQLSLLTEQHKTALRSQDAAASEAQSRSNTLAHLQNIAALQQRRDVARETIAELDRHRESHLADKQQLEDGERAKAAWPFRSAVTRARDSSAKAQERETEARQRFRQHQTDVDEQNDAGAPLAAGELSAAELSTFIQVLAERIGSLSQLVDDEKHLDELNKQLAHSAQLNAEAEKRRLAATEAIVSLPKQRDQLGATILELTATVAGRASLNDRLLELRQQHTAAELAVKTQAALDLAQADESKAITQNASAAAKLDDLNRARLRGSASDLAAALIKDMPCPVCGSAEHPHPAEPDDATVSDSQLEAARAQLDDAFAALADSRGTVTKLSTEAAEHRTRSKSMPVEDIEALINTTLDSLHVLDSAAVQLAETQEESTRIGTAIAFAHEELEHQQQHSQELVARQAALQADHDSIIQRLSEAKGTFPTVAALRETLMRQRQSAAELGTAQEEAAEAHRMLDQALAQLNEQLTQQGFESLQQAEDAHRSPEDLSALKRRVDDVRDAHSHATKTLKSDEFLDLPNEPVDLAEATDAAAQADEALSTATADAAVAAKRMSQVSAVVSDVRQRISNVEQLLSDHEQLRVLSQTLLGNDPNERRMRLETYVLAAQLEEIVAAANVRLREITGGRYTLEHDDGLQYRNTRAGLGLAVRDEHTGLARSPRSLSGGETFLASLSLALGLAEVVTNQAGGIQLDTLFIDEGFGSLDAETLETAMHALDGLRAGGRTIGLISHVEAMKEQIPAKLNIEVTAHGYSTISRGAHTP; this is encoded by the coding sequence ATGAGAATCAGATCGCTCACCGTAGCTGGATTTGGCCCCTACAAAAACCAGGAAATCGTAAACTTCGATGAATATGTCAATGACGGAATCTTTCTCATCAGTGGCAAAACTGGCGCAGGAAAATCCAGCATCTTGGATGCCATTTCCTACGCACTCTTCGCGAAAGTAACCCGCTACGATGGCACCCAACCGAGGCTGCGCAGCGATCATGCGTCAGGCACAGATGCATCCTTCGTCACGCTTGAGTTCACCCTCAACAACACTGAGTATCGGGTTCACCGCACGCCTGAATACGAGCGCCCCAAACGATCAGGCTCCGGCACCACAAAACAGGCTTCTTCCGTCGAGGTAGCTGTCCGCCAGCCAGGCCAGTACGAATGGCAAGTGATCGCCGCTAAGGAGCGCGAGGCCGCTCACGAACTCAGTCGCATCTTGCCACTCACGCGCGAGCAATTCTCACAGGTCATCATGCTGGCCCAGAACGACTTTCAGCGATTTCTCTTGGCCAAACAAGACGATCGCCAAGCCCTTCTCCGGTCATTGTTTAATACCCGACGGTTCGAACGACTCGAGGAGCATCTGGCCGAGCGCAGTCGCGCATCCGGCGCTGGCGTTGCCTCTGCTCTCGAGCTTGTAGCCCAACAGGCGGCAATCGTGTCGTCGATAATCGAGGATGCCAAAGCGGATTCCAACTCGGGTGTGGAAACCCTTGGCATCACATCCGACGCCGAAAGCGAGAGCGAATCCAGCGACTCCACGGGCAGTGCAGATGGGACAGGCGGCGCGAACAAGGCAAGGGATGCCAGCACAGGGCAAGGCCCCGACCGCGAATCCGAATCTGAGTCCGAGCCCGAGCCCGAGCCCGAGCCCGAGGCAGACAAACACAGCCTCGCCTGGTTTACGGCGCAGCTCTCCTTACTCACTGAGCAACACAAGACGGCCCTCCGTTCGCAGGATGCCGCCGCAAGCGAGGCTCAGTCCAGATCGAACACACTGGCCCATTTGCAGAACATTGCTGCACTTCAGCAGCGACGAGACGTTGCACGTGAAACGATTGCCGAACTTGATCGGCACCGCGAATCCCACCTCGCTGACAAGCAGCAACTCGAAGATGGTGAGCGAGCGAAGGCCGCCTGGCCGTTCCGTTCCGCCGTCACCCGTGCACGTGATTCGAGCGCGAAGGCCCAAGAGCGTGAGACCGAGGCGAGACAACGATTTCGCCAGCATCAAACGGATGTCGACGAGCAAAACGACGCAGGCGCACCACTGGCAGCAGGCGAGCTCTCCGCGGCCGAACTGTCAACGTTCATCCAAGTCCTTGCTGAGCGCATTGGCTCCCTTTCTCAACTTGTTGATGACGAGAAACATCTCGACGAACTCAACAAACAGCTCGCTCATTCCGCCCAACTGAACGCCGAGGCTGAGAAGCGACGACTGGCGGCAACGGAAGCCATCGTGTCGCTCCCAAAGCAACGCGATCAGCTGGGCGCGACGATACTTGAACTCACCGCGACTGTGGCCGGCCGAGCATCCCTCAACGACAGGCTCCTCGAACTCAGGCAGCAGCACACCGCCGCCGAATTGGCAGTAAAAACGCAAGCAGCATTGGACCTCGCTCAAGCCGATGAAAGCAAGGCGATCACGCAGAATGCCAGCGCGGCCGCCAAGCTGGACGACCTCAACCGAGCCCGCCTCCGGGGCAGCGCATCCGACCTTGCCGCGGCGCTCATCAAGGATATGCCGTGTCCGGTATGTGGCTCTGCCGAGCATCCACATCCTGCTGAACCAGACGATGCAACAGTAAGCGATAGCCAACTCGAAGCAGCCAGGGCGCAGTTGGATGACGCGTTTGCGGCCCTTGCAGACTCACGCGGAACGGTTACAAAGCTGAGCACCGAGGCCGCCGAGCACCGAACCCGATCCAAGAGCATGCCGGTGGAAGACATCGAAGCGCTCATCAACACGACGCTGGATTCGCTTCACGTCCTTGACTCGGCAGCGGTTCAGCTCGCTGAAACACAGGAGGAGTCAACGCGCATCGGTACAGCCATCGCGTTTGCTCACGAAGAACTCGAGCATCAGCAACAACACAGCCAAGAACTTGTTGCCAGGCAAGCCGCTCTCCAGGCAGATCATGACAGCATCATCCAGCGCCTCAGCGAGGCAAAGGGCACGTTCCCGACGGTTGCTGCCCTCCGTGAGACGCTTATGCGTCAGCGTCAGTCCGCCGCCGAGCTCGGCACCGCACAGGAGGAAGCTGCCGAGGCTCACCGGATGCTTGACCAAGCGCTCGCCCAGCTCAACGAACAACTCACACAACAGGGTTTTGAGTCACTCCAACAGGCAGAAGATGCCCATCGTTCGCCAGAAGACCTCTCTGCGCTCAAACGGCGCGTTGACGACGTTCGCGACGCACACTCCCACGCGACTAAAACACTCAAAAGCGATGAGTTCCTTGACCTTCCCAACGAACCGGTTGACCTCGCCGAGGCGACGGATGCAGCAGCACAGGCCGATGAAGCCCTCAGCACCGCAACGGCCGACGCTGCCGTGGCGGCAAAACGTATGAGCCAAGTCTCAGCTGTTGTAAGCGATGTCCGGCAGCGAATCAGTAACGTTGAGCAGCTTCTGAGCGACCATGAGCAACTCCGAGTTCTCTCACAGACCCTCCTCGGGAATGATCCCAACGAGCGCCGAATGCGACTCGAAACCTACGTGCTCGCGGCCCAGCTCGAAGAGATCGTGGCGGCAGCCAATGTCCGTCTCCGAGAAATAACCGGCGGCCGCTACACACTTGAGCACGACGACGGGCTACAGTATCGCAACACCCGAGCAGGACTTGGCCTTGCTGTCCGTGACGAACATACTGGCCTCGCGCGATCACCGCGCTCACTCTCAGGAGGCGAAACCTTCCTCGCATCGCTGTCGCTTGCGCTCGGTCTCGCTGAGGTCGTGACAAACCAGGCCGGAGGAATCCAACTCGACACGCTGTTCATCGACGAAGGATTTGGCTCACTCGACGCCGAGACCCTCGAAACTGCCATGCATGCGCTCGACGGCCTCCGAGCGGGCGGACGCACCATCGGACTCATCAGCCACGTCGAGGCCATGAAAGAACAGATACCGGCAAAACTCAATATTGAAGTCACTGCGCACGGCTACAGCACCATCTCGCGCGGGGCACACACGCCGTAA